One genomic window of Solanum dulcamara chromosome 12, daSolDulc1.2, whole genome shotgun sequence includes the following:
- the LOC129876065 gene encoding receptor protein kinase TMK1-like → MEAVQLMGFALTIFVSLFSVSYCVTDPNDLAIINEFKKGLKNPELLEWPVNGDDPCGPPAWPHIVCTGNKIQQIQVMGLGLKGPLPQNFNQLSKLTNLGLQRNQFSGKLPSFSGLSELRYAFLDFNKFDSIPSDFFNGLVSLEVLALDDNPLNATTGWSLPNELQSSAQLTNLTLMNCNLVGSLPEFLGNMSSLDVLLLSKNRLSGNIPGTFNDSELKMLWLNDQSGDGMSGSIDVVSTMRSLTSLWLHGNHFSGKIPKDIGNLTYLQDLNVNSNDLVGLIPESLANMPLGHLDLNNNHFMGPIPNFKATNVSYQSNSFCQTKICAPEVMALLEFVDELNYPSKLVESWSGDNPCDGPWWGLSCDINQKVIVINLPKSNLSGTLSPSIAQLDSLTHIYLGSNNISGSIPSSWTNLKHLILLDLSNNHISLPLPKFTPPLKLVLSGNSLLNSSPLRASPSQKNSTSVAASPSSSANKSSSSKSNLVIFVVPIASFALLVSLAILLYIYVRKRSMDRRKGPTSLVIHPRDPSDSDRMVKIAISDETKGSLSILTGSGSASIHSGKYPVMEAGNMVISVQVLRDVTKNFAPENELGRGGFGVVYKGELDDGTKIAVKRMESGVISSKALDEFRSEISVLSKVRHRNLVSLLGYSVEGNERILVYEHMPQGALSMHLFNWKRLNLEPLSWKRRLNIALDVARGMEYLHTLAHQCFIHRDLKPSNILLTDDFRAKVSDFGLVKPAPNGEKNSVVTRLAGTFGYLAPEYAVTGKITTKADVFSFGVVLMELLTGWMALDEDRPNESQYLVGWFWNIKSSKEKLIASIDPALDVKQESTFESICTVAELAGHCTAREPGQRPDMSHAVNVLAPLVEKWKPLEEDTDDDCGIDYSLPLNQMVKGWQESEGKDLSCVDLEDTKGSIPARPTGFAESFTSVDGR, encoded by the exons ATGGAGGCTGTTCAGCTAATGGGGTTTGCTCTAACAATCtttgtttcacttttttcagTTTCTTATTGTGTTACAGACCCTAATGACTTAGCCATTATCAATGAGTTCAAGAAAGGGTTAAAAAATCCAGAGCTTTTGGAATGGCCAGTTAATGGTGATGACCCTTGTGGTCCTCCAGCTTGGCCTCACATAGTTTGTACTGGTAACAAGATTCAGCAGATTCAGGTTATGGGTTTGGGGTTAAAAGGCCCTTTACCTCAAAATTTTAATCAGTTGTCTAAATTGACAAATTTGGGGTTGCAAAGGAACCAATTTAGTGGAAAGTTACCATCTTTTAGTGGTTTGTCTGAGTTGCGCTATGCTTTCTTGGATTTCAACAAGTTTGATAGTATTCCATCAGATTTCTTTAATGGGCTTGTGAGTTTAGAAGTGTTGGCATTGGATGATAATCCTTTGAATGCCACTACTGGTTGGTCTTTGCCTAATGAGTTGCAAAGTTCAGCTCAATTGACTAACTTGACTTTGATGAACTGCAATTTGGTTGGTTCTTTGCCTGAGTTTCTTGGAAATATGTCTTCTTTAGACGTATTGTTGTTGTCCAAGAATCGACTTTCGGGGAATATTCCAGGTACTTTTAATGACTCTGAGCTCAAGATGCTTTGGTTGAATGATCAGTCTGGTGATGGCATGAGTGGTTCAATTGATGTTGTTTCAACAATGAGATCACTCACTAGTCTTTGGCTTCATGGGAACCATTTTTCAGGTAAAATTCCAAAGGATATTGGTAATTTGACATATCTGCAAGATCTTAATGTCAATAGCAATGATCTTGTTGGTTTAATTCCCGAATCTTTAGCAAATATGCCATTAGGCCATCTTGATTTGAATAATAATCATTTTATGGGGCCAATACCAAATTTCAAGGCTACAAATGTTAGTTATCAATCCAATTCTTTTTGTCAAACCAAAATTTGTGCACCAGAGGTTATGGCACTTTTAGAATTCGTTGATGAGTTGAATTATCCATCTAAGCTTGTTGAATCATGGTCAGGAGATAATCCTTGTGATGGGCCGTGGTGGGGATTAAGTTGTGACATTAACCAAAAGGTTATTGTGATAAACTTGCCTAAGTCCAATCTTTCTGGTACTTTGAGTCCTTCAATTGCACAATTGGATTCTCTTACTCATATTTATCTTGGATCTAACAATATTTCTGGTTCTATTCCATCTAGTTGGACCAACTTGAAACATTTGATTCTGCTTGATTTGAGTAATAACCACATTTCCCTTCCTCTGCCAAAATTTACTCCCCCCTTGAAACTCGTCCTGAGTGGAAATTCGTTACTGAACTCTAGTCCTCTTAGAGCAAGCCCTTCACAAAAAAATAGTACATCCGTTGCTGCTTCACCCTCTTCGTCAGCCAATAAGTCAAGCTCTTCTAAGTCTAACTTAGTCATTTTTGTGGTTCCTATTGCAAGTTTCGCACTTTTAGTTTCTCTTGCTATTCTACTGTATATTTATGTTCGGAAGAGGAGTATGGATAGGCGCAAAGGTCCAACTTCTCTTGTGATTCATCCAAGAGATCCTTCTGATTCGGATCGGATGGTCAAGATTGCAATTTCCGATGAAACTAAAGGAAGTCTATCGATACTGACTGGAAGTGGTTCTGCTAGTATACACAGTGGTAAATACCCTGTGATGGAAGCTGGCAATATGGTCATATCAGTTCAAGTACTTAGGGATGTAACCAAGAACTTTGCTCCAGAAAATGAACTCGGGCGTGGTGGTTTTGGAGTGGTTTATAAAGGAGAATTAGATGATGGAACAAAAATAGCTGTCAAAAGAATGGAGTCTGGAGTAATTAGCAGCAAAGCGTTGGATGAATTTCGATCTGAAATTTCTGTTCTTTCCAAAGTCAGACATAGGAATTTAGTGTCTCTATTGGGATATTCTGTTGAAGGCAATGAACGGATTCTGGTTTACGAACACATGCCACAAGGTGCTCTTAGCATGCATCTTTTCAACTGGAAAAGGTTGAACTTAGAGCCTCTTTCGTGGAAGAGGAGGCTGAATATTGCATTAGATGTTGCTAGAGGAATGGAGTATTTGCATACGCTGGCTCATCAGTGCTTCATACACAGAGATCTCAAGCCCTCAAATATCTTGCTGACTGATGATTTCCGAGCAAAAGTATCAGACTTCGGACTCGTGAAACCCGCTCCTAATGGGGAGAAGAACTCTGTGGTGACCAGGCTAGCTGGAACTTTTGGATATTTAGCACCTGAATATGCTG TTACTGGTAAAATCACGACAAAAGCCGATGTCTTTAGTTTCGGTGTGGTCCTAATGGAGTTGTTAACTGGATGGATGGCACTTGATGAGGACAGGCCAAATGAGAGCCAATACTTAGTTGGATGGTTCTGGAATATCAAATCCTCTAAAGAGAAACTTATTGCATCAATCGATCCGGCTCTAGATGTGAAACAAGAGAGTACATTTGAGAGCATCTGCACCGTTGCAGAACTTGCTGGTCACTGCACAGCAAGAGAGCCTGGCCAACGCCCCGATATGTCCCATGCTGTGAACGTACTCGCCCCGCTTGTTGAGAAATGGAAGCCTCTTGAGGAAGATACAGACGACGATTGTGGCATCGATTACAGTCTTCCACTCAATCAAATGGTCAAGGGATGGCAAGAATCGGAAGGAAAAGACTTGAGTTGCGTCGATCTTGAAGACACTAAGGGTAGTATCCCTGCAAGACCTACTGGATTTGCTGAGTCCTTCACATCAGTTGATGGTAGATAA
- the LOC129875524 gene encoding coatomer subunit beta-1 — MEKSCSLLIHFDKGTPALANEIKEALEGNDVPAKIDAMKKAVMLLLNGETLPQLFITIIRYVLPSEDHTIQKLLLLYLEIIEKTDSKGRVLPEMILICQNLRNNLQHPNEYIRGVTLRFLCRLNEVDIIEPLIPSIMSNLEHRHPYVRRNAILAVMAVYKLPQGEQLLADAPEKIENVLTTEQDPSAKRNAFLMLFQCAQERAINYLLTHVDRVSDWGDLLQMVVLDLVRKVCRTNKGEKGKYIKIIISLLNAPSAAVVYECAGTLVSLSSAPTAVRAAANTYCQLLQSQSDNNVKLIVLDRLNELKSSHREIMVDMIMDVLRALSSPNLDIRRKTLDIVLELITPRNINEVVLTLKKEVMKTQSGELEKNGEYRQMLIQAIHSCAVKFPEVASTVVHLLMDFLGDNNVASAIDVVVFVREIIETNPKLRVSIVTRLLDTFYQIRAARVCSCALWIIGEYCISLSEVESGIATIKQCLGDLPFYSASEEGEANDSSKKSQQINSTTVSSRRPAVLADGTYATQSAASETAFSPPTVVQGSLTAGNLRSLLLTGDFFLGAVVACTLTKLILRLEEVQPSKVEVNKATTDALLIIVSMIQLGQSSALPHPIDNDSYDRMVLCVRLLCNTGNEVRKIWLNSCHESFVKMLSDKQMRETEEIKAKAQISHSQPDDLIDFYHLKSRRGMSQLELEDAVQDDLKRATGEFVKDETDANKLNRVLQLTGFSDPVYAEAYVTVHHYDIVLDVTVINRTKETLQNLCLELATMGDLKLVERPQNYTLAPESSKQIKANIKVSSTETGVIFGNIVYETSNVFDRMVVVLNDIHIDIMDYISPAVCSDAAFRTMWAEFEWENKVAVNTVIQDEKEFLDHIIKSTNMKCLTALSALEGECGFLAANLYAKSVFGEDALVNVSIEKQADSKLSGYIRIRSKTQGIALSLGDKITLKQKGGS; from the exons ATGGAGAAGTCCTGTTCTTTGCTAATACACTTTGATAAGGGCACTCCAGCTCTTGCCAATGAGATCAAGGAAGCCCTTGAAGGGAACGACGTTCCTGCCAAGATTGATGCCATGAAGAAAGCTGTCATGCTTTTGTTGAATGGTGAAACCCTACCCCAActgtttattactattattagatATGTCTTGCCCTCTGAAGATCACACGATTCAAAAGCTGCTGCTTCTATATTTGGAGATTATCGAGAAGACCGATTCTAAGGGGCGTGTGCTTCCTGAAATGATCCTAATTTGTCAGAACTTGAGGAATAATTTACAGCATCCTAATGAGTATATTCGTGGAGTTACTTTGAGATTCCTTTGCCGGCTAAATGAGGTTGATATAATTGAACCTCTGATTCCATCTATTATGAGCAACTTGGAGCACCGGCATCCGTATGTTCGCCGGAATGCAATTCTTGCTGTGATGGCTGTTTACAAGCTTCCACAGGGAGAGCAGCTCCTGGCAGATGCACCAGAAAAGATTGAGAACGTTCTTACCACGGAGCAGGATCCATCAGCTAAAAGGAATGCATTTCTGATGCTTTTCCAATGTGCTCAGGAACGTGCTATCAATTACCTCTTGACCCATGTTGATAGAGTATCTGATTGGGGCGATTTACTTCAAATGGTCGTCTTGGATTTGGTCCGAAAAGTTTGCAGGACAAACAAAGGGGAGAAAGGGAAGTACATCAAGATAATTATATCACTGCTCAATGCCCCTTCTGCTGCTGTTGTCTATGAATGTGCTGGAACTCTTGTTTCTTTGTCTTCTGCCCCAACTGCTGTAAGAGCTGCAGCCAATACCTACTGTCAACTGCTACAATCTCAGAGTGACAACAATGTGAAGCTTATCGTGCTTGATAGACTGAATGAATTGAAATCTTCTCATAGGGAAATCATGGTTGATATGATAATGGATGTCCTCAGAGCGCTCTCTAGCCCCAATCTTGACATCAGGAGAAAAACACTTGACATTGTTCTTGAGTTGATCACCCCCCGGAATATCAATGAGGTTGTTCTCACGCTTAAGAAAGAAGTTATGAAAACCCAGAGCGGTGAACTTGAGAAAAACGGTGAGTACCGTCAAATGCTTATCCAAGCCATTCATTCATGTGCTGTGAAGTTTCCGGAGGTTGCAAGCACAGTAGTCCATCTGTTGATGGACTTCTTGGGAGATAACAATGTCGCTTCTGCAATTGATGTGGTTGTTTTTGTCCGGGAGATTATTGAAACAAATCCAAAGTTAAGGGTTTCCATTGTTACAAGGCTACTGGATACTTTCTACCAAATTCGAGCTGCACGCGTTTGTTCATGTGCCCTTTGGATTATTGGAGAGTATTGTATATCTCTTTCTGAAGTTGAGAGTGGCATTGCAACTATCAAGCAGTGCCTTGGAGACCTACCATTTTATTCAGCTTCTGAGGAAGGCGAAGCTAATGATTCTTCAAAAAAGTCTCAGCAAATAAACTCCACTACCGTTTCATCTAGAAGACCTGCTGTCCTTGCTGATGGGACATACGCTACTCAAAGTGCTGCCTCTGAAACTGCTTTTTCACCCCCGACAGTAGTTCAAGGATCTTTGACCGCTGGAAATCTTAGATCCCTCCTGCTAACTGGTGATTTCTTCCTTGGGGCAGTTGTTGCTTGCACCCTGACTAAGCTCATTTTGAGATTGGAAGAAGTTCAACCATCCAAAGTTGAAGTGAACAAAGCAACAACTGATGCATTACTGATAATTGTCTCAATGATACAGCTAGGGCAGTCTTCAGCTCTTCCACACCCAATTGATAACGATTCCTATGATAGGATGGTTCTGTGTGTAAGATTGCTATGCAACACTGGAAACGAGGTCAGGAAGATCTGGTTGAACTCTTGCCATGAGAGTTTTGTTAAAATGCTTTCTGATAAGCAGATGCGAGAGACAGAAGAGATCAAAGCAAAGGCTCAAATTTCTCATTCTCAGCCTGATGACCTCATTGATTTCTACCATTTGAAGAGTAGGAGG GGCATGAGTCAGCTGGAGTTGGAAGATGCGGTCCAAGATGATTTGAAGCGTGCCACTGGAGAATTTGTCAAAGATGAGACCGATGCTAATAAACTAAACCGGGTTCTGCAACTAACAGGATTTAGCGACCCTGTTTATGCTGAAGCATATGTGACAGTTCATCATTATGATATTGTCCTGGATGTGACAGTTATTAATAGAACTAAAGAGACCCTCCAGAATTTATGTTTGGAATTGGCAACTATGGGTGATCTTAAACTTGTTGAGCGTCCGCAGAATTATACTCTGGCTCCTGAGTCGAGCAAACAGATAAAAGCAAACATCAAGGTGTCCTCAACTGAGACTGGTGTCATTTTTGGGAACATTGTTTATGAGACGTCGAATGTGTTTGACCGGATGGTGGTGGTGCTAAATGACATTCATATTGACATCATGGATTATATATCCCCTGCAGTGTGCAGTGATGCTGCTTTTAGAACCATGTGGGCAGAATTTGAGTGGGAAAACAAG GTTGCTGTCAACACTGTCATTCAAGATGAAAAAGAATTTCTTGACCATATAATCAAATCAACCAACATGAAGTGCCTTACTGCGCT GTCTGCTTTGGAAGGGGAATGCGGGTTTCTTGCTGCTAACTTGTATGCAAAGAGTGTTTTTGGCGAGGATGCTTTGGTGAATGTAAGCATTGAGAAACAAGCAGATAGTAAGCTGAGCGGTTACATTAGGATAAGGAGCAAAACCCAAGGAATTGCTCTTAGCTTGGGAGACAAGATAACACTCAAGCAGAAGGGAGGCAGTTGA